Proteins encoded together in one Chelonoidis abingdonii isolate Lonesome George chromosome 1, CheloAbing_2.0, whole genome shotgun sequence window:
- the LOC116835614 gene encoding perilipin-3-like isoform X1, with protein MCLPAFPEQGISDYTMASNGKDTTMASPEHGEEEQQNVLRRVASLPLVNSAYDLAATAYASTKESHPYVRSICDMAEKGVTSITNAAVSSTQPVVTKLEPEATTAEEGVSEVPDKVEENLPVLQQTADEPTSETQELASPRLTDVKETMIRVVDMTKEAVQDSMKTTKSVVTDSMSTVVESRMGQLAISGMEAVLEKSEELLDHYLPMTEDELAELAEAVEGAEVSSSQPQEHRSYFVRLGSLSTKLRQRAYRYSLNKMRHTSQSIREALCQLHETMGLIEYLKQGVSLQEVQEKFHHIWLSWNREQPKSSDLKDLAKPEMESETLAISRSIIQQLQDACWMLVSSIQGLPTSFQDKVKQMYRNMEELHASFSTAHSFQDLSSSLVTQSQEMVTKAQEYVDELMTYMMENTPLSWVVGPFIPSGKVSADAIEPQNQENEAEEASKSKEAL; from the exons ATGTGCTTACCAGCATTCCCAGAGCAAG GTATATCTGATTATACCATGGCTTCTAATGGAAAAGACACAACTATGGCATCCCCTGAGCATGGGGAGGAAGAGCAACAG AATGTCTTGAGGAGGGTGGCCAGTCTACCTTTAGTCAACTCTGCCTATGATCTGGCTGCCACTGCCTATGCTTCCACCAAGGAGAGCCATCCCTATGTGAGGTCCATCTGTGACATGGCAGAGAAGGGAGTGACCTCCATTACCAATGCTGCAGTTAGCAGCACACAGCCAGTTGTAACTAAACTTGAACCTGAGG CGACAACAGCAGAGGAGGGTGTTTCTGAAGTACCTGACAAAGTGGAGGAGAATCTGCCAGTCCTTCAACAGACTGCTGATGAG CCTACATCTGAGACACAGGAGCTGGCCTCTCCCAGACTGACAGATGTCAAGGAGACCATGATCAGAGTGGTAGATATGACCAAAGAGGCTGTGCAGGACAGTATGAAGACCACCAAATCAGTGGTAACTGACAGCATGAGCACAGTTGTGGAATCAAGAATGGGCCAACTGGCCATAAGTGGAatggaagcagtgctggagaaATCTGAAGAGCTCTTGGATCACTATCTGCCCATGACAGAGGATGAACTAG CTGAACTTGCTGAAGCTGTGGAAGGGGCTGAAGTGTCTTCATCACAACCACAAGAGCATCGGAGTTACTTCGTGCGTTTAGGTTCCCTGTCAACCAAACTTCGCCAACGTGCCTACCGCTACTCCCTGAACAAGATGAGACATACCAGTCAAAGCATCAGAGAGGCTCTTTGCCAGCTTCATGAAACCATGGGACTG ATTGAATACCTTAAGCAAGGTGTGTCTCTTCAAGAAGTCCAGGAGAAGTTCCATCACATATGGCTGAGCTGGAATAGAGAGCAGCCAAAAAGCAGTGACCTCAAGGATTTGGCAAAACCAGAG ATGGAGTCTGAGACTTTGGCCATATCCCGCAGCATTatccagcagctgcaggatgCCTGCTGGATGCTAGTATCCAGCATTCAAGGTCTCCCCACCAGCTTTCAGGATAAGGTGAAGCAGATGTATCGCAACATGGAAGAGCTTCATGCATCCTTCTCCACTGCCCACTCCTTCCAGGATCTCTCCAGCAGCCTCGTAACCCAGAGCCAGGAGATGGTGACCAAGGCCCAGGAATATGTAGATGAGCTGATGACATACATGATGGAGAATACTCCTCTGTCTTGGGTGGTGGGACCATTCATCCCATCTGGTAAGGTGTCGGCAGATGCCATTGAACCACAAAACCAAGAAAATGAGGCTGAGGAAGCCTCCAAGTCTAAGGAGGCCCTGTGA
- the LOC116835614 gene encoding perilipin-3-like isoform X2 gives MASNGKDTTMASPEHGEEEQQNVLRRVASLPLVNSAYDLAATAYASTKESHPYVRSICDMAEKGVTSITNAAVSSTQPVVTKLEPEATTAEEGVSEVPDKVEENLPVLQQTADEPTSETQELASPRLTDVKETMIRVVDMTKEAVQDSMKTTKSVVTDSMSTVVESRMGQLAISGMEAVLEKSEELLDHYLPMTEDELAELAEAVEGAEVSSSQPQEHRSYFVRLGSLSTKLRQRAYRYSLNKMRHTSQSIREALCQLHETMGLIEYLKQGVSLQEVQEKFHHIWLSWNREQPKSSDLKDLAKPEMESETLAISRSIIQQLQDACWMLVSSIQGLPTSFQDKVKQMYRNMEELHASFSTAHSFQDLSSSLVTQSQEMVTKAQEYVDELMTYMMENTPLSWVVGPFIPSGKVSADAIEPQNQENEAEEASKSKEAL, from the exons ATGGCTTCTAATGGAAAAGACACAACTATGGCATCCCCTGAGCATGGGGAGGAAGAGCAACAG AATGTCTTGAGGAGGGTGGCCAGTCTACCTTTAGTCAACTCTGCCTATGATCTGGCTGCCACTGCCTATGCTTCCACCAAGGAGAGCCATCCCTATGTGAGGTCCATCTGTGACATGGCAGAGAAGGGAGTGACCTCCATTACCAATGCTGCAGTTAGCAGCACACAGCCAGTTGTAACTAAACTTGAACCTGAGG CGACAACAGCAGAGGAGGGTGTTTCTGAAGTACCTGACAAAGTGGAGGAGAATCTGCCAGTCCTTCAACAGACTGCTGATGAG CCTACATCTGAGACACAGGAGCTGGCCTCTCCCAGACTGACAGATGTCAAGGAGACCATGATCAGAGTGGTAGATATGACCAAAGAGGCTGTGCAGGACAGTATGAAGACCACCAAATCAGTGGTAACTGACAGCATGAGCACAGTTGTGGAATCAAGAATGGGCCAACTGGCCATAAGTGGAatggaagcagtgctggagaaATCTGAAGAGCTCTTGGATCACTATCTGCCCATGACAGAGGATGAACTAG CTGAACTTGCTGAAGCTGTGGAAGGGGCTGAAGTGTCTTCATCACAACCACAAGAGCATCGGAGTTACTTCGTGCGTTTAGGTTCCCTGTCAACCAAACTTCGCCAACGTGCCTACCGCTACTCCCTGAACAAGATGAGACATACCAGTCAAAGCATCAGAGAGGCTCTTTGCCAGCTTCATGAAACCATGGGACTG ATTGAATACCTTAAGCAAGGTGTGTCTCTTCAAGAAGTCCAGGAGAAGTTCCATCACATATGGCTGAGCTGGAATAGAGAGCAGCCAAAAAGCAGTGACCTCAAGGATTTGGCAAAACCAGAG ATGGAGTCTGAGACTTTGGCCATATCCCGCAGCATTatccagcagctgcaggatgCCTGCTGGATGCTAGTATCCAGCATTCAAGGTCTCCCCACCAGCTTTCAGGATAAGGTGAAGCAGATGTATCGCAACATGGAAGAGCTTCATGCATCCTTCTCCACTGCCCACTCCTTCCAGGATCTCTCCAGCAGCCTCGTAACCCAGAGCCAGGAGATGGTGACCAAGGCCCAGGAATATGTAGATGAGCTGATGACATACATGATGGAGAATACTCCTCTGTCTTGGGTGGTGGGACCATTCATCCCATCTGGTAAGGTGTCGGCAGATGCCATTGAACCACAAAACCAAGAAAATGAGGCTGAGGAAGCCTCCAAGTCTAAGGAGGCCCTGTGA